From Primulina tabacum isolate GXHZ01 chromosome 2, ASM2559414v2, whole genome shotgun sequence, one genomic window encodes:
- the LOC142530713 gene encoding pentatricopeptide repeat-containing protein At5g59600-like — MRIPFTYDNLIQIYTKNRASKPGKSLHAHLIINGSFRSSNIASKLIPFYTRCKQLATARKVFDRIPRSVVHGWVALIGSYSRDGYYQEVMHVFAEMLREGFKCDRIVLPSVLKACGHLCDNRTGEKLHCVVLKSKFEVDAFVTCALIDMYSKCGVVEWARSVFRGMVEKDLVAVNAMVSGYVQNGFPEKALFLIDEMKLLRIIPDIVTWNTLISGFSQANDNVMVHKIFQIMDANGIKPDVVTWTAVISGLVQNFRNEEAFATFRLMLEAGILPTPATISGLLPAAATMANLGHGKAIHCHSVVMGYEGNLFVRSALVDMYAKSGSISEARSLFLKMSERNSVAWNSMIFGYANHGYCNEAIELFKKMLRVAEKELDHLTFTAVLMACAHSGMVDLGESLFQLMQEKYRIMPRLEHYACMVDLLGKAGMISEAYGFIRTMPIEPDLFVWGAFLGACRQHGWVDMAEIAVKQLAKLEPKSAGRSVLLFSLYMDSNKLENALKVKKVMKKRKLRNFPSCSWIEAM; from the coding sequence ATGCGCATTCCCTTTACATACGataatttaattcaaatatacACCAAAAATCGAGCTTCGAAACCAGGAAAATCACTTCATGCCCACCTGATAATCAATGGATCGTTTCGTTCCTCCAACATTGCTTCCAAGCTCATACCGTTTTACACACGGTGCAAGCAGTTAGCTACTGCCCGGAAAGTGTTCGACAGAATTCCAAGGTCAGTTGTGCATGGTTGGGTTGCCCTCATAGGATCATATTCGAGAGATGGCTATTATCAGGAGGTCATGCATGTGTTTGCAGAAATGCTGAGGGAAGGGTTTAAGTGTGACAGAATCGTTCTTCCTAGTGTTCTGAAAGCATGTGGGCACCTTTGTGATAATAGAACCGGAGAAAAATTACATTGTGTCGTCTTGAAAAGTAAGTTTGAGGTCGATGCATTTGTAACATGTGCATTGATAGATATGTATTCCAAATGTGGGGTGGTTGAATGGGCCAGAAGTGTGTTCCGTGGCATGGTGGAGAAGGATTTGGTAGCTGTGAATGCTATGGTTTCAGGTTATGTTCAAAATGGTTTCCCTGAAAAAGCATTGTTCTTGATTGATGAGATGAAATTATTGAGAATTATACCTGATATTGTTACATGGAACACATTGATCTCAGGGTTCTCACAAGCTAATGATAACGTTATGGTTCACAAAATATTCCAAATTATGGATGCCAATGGGATTAAGCCAGATGTGGTGACCTGGACTGCTGTCATTTCCGGTTTGGTTCAAAACTTTAGAAACGAGGAGGCGTTTGCTACATTTCGGCTGATGTTGGAAGCGGGTATTCTCCCTACACCAGCCACCATAAGTGGTCTATTGCCTGCTGCTGCTACTATGGCAAATCTGGGGCATGGCAAGGCGATTCATTGTCACTCAGTGGTAATGGGATATGAAGGGAACCTATTTGTAAGAAGCGCACTAGTGGACATGTATGCTAAAAGTGGGTCGATTTCTGAAGCTAGATCATTGTTTCTAAAGATGTCTGAACGGAATTCTGTTGCCTGGAACTCCATGATATTTGGGTATGCAAATCATGGATACTGCAATGAAGCAATTGAACTTTTCAAGAAAATGCTGAGAGTGGCAGAAAAAGAATTGGATCACTTGACTTTCACTGCGGTTCTTATGGCTTGTGCTCATTCTGGGATGGTGGATCTTGGGGAAAGTTTATTCCAGCTGATGCAGGAAAAATATCGGATCATGCCAAGATTAGAGCATTATGCTTGCATGGTGGATTTATTGGGAAAAGCAGGAATGATTTCTGAGGCCTATGGTTTTATTCGGACAATGCCTATTGAGCCTGATTTATTTGTGTGGGGGGCTTTTTTAGGAGCATGTAGGCAACATGGATGGGTGGATATGGCGGAAATAGCTGTGAAACAATTGGCAAAGCTCGAACCTAAGAGTGCTGGAAGAAGTGTGCTGTTGTTTAGTTTATATATGGATTCAAATAAGTTGGAAAATGCTCTCAAGGTAAAGAAGGTGATGAAGAAAAGGAAACTGAGAAATTTTCCTAGCTGTAGTTGGATTGAAGCGATGTAA